CCCATTTACGAATGACTTGTTTAGACAATCCTGTGACATCTGCCACTTGCTGTATATTATAGTGACCGCCTGGGCGTGACTGTATCATTTTCTACTTCCTCTCAATCATTATTACTTATTGAGCAATAGGGGTTTAATTTAACTTTACTCCCCACATCTTTTACTGCAATTAATCTAGTTGTACAATGTTTAATCATTAAACATTGTACAACAGTTTGACTAAAAAGCATATATCTGATAAGAGTAAAGTATCTTATTTCAGAAGGGTGTTATTTGATATGAAACTACAAATTGGACTTCAAAAACCTTTTATAGATGGAATAATCTCGGGCATTTTGTTAACTATTTTCTTTAAGTTCGTAGAGTACTTCACACCCAATAAAGTATATACCCTCCTCTTAAATGTGGATTATATTCCCTTTCTTAATCAGCAGAAACTCATGGAAACGATAGAAGTTGCCCTACATCTCACTATCTCTATTATCCTTAGTATGTGCCTTTACCTACTTGTCCATTACTTAAAAATAGTTTCGCCAAGAAAAATTATTATTTTTTATGTACTTGTATGCTTCCTCATTGGGTTATTGTTATTTTCTACAACTGCTTTATCTGTGCGAACCCCTTCTATTACTAGCCTTCCTGCTATTACATATTGGTTAGTAGGCCACATTTTCTATGGATACATCTTAGGCTTTTTATTCATTAAGAGGTTAAATTAATTCGGTACTAATTAATTCATTCCTGTACAACAAGGAATGAATTATACTATACAAACCTTTGACAAAATAATTGTAAACTGTTAATAATAGTAATAGAAGCTAGCATACAATTCACACAGAATATTAGATTAGGGGAATTACATACGTTACTACCTTTCTAAGTGTAAAAAAATTCAATTGGATACAACAGGCGGAAATGCAATGGTAGAAAAATTAGAATCCAAATGGAATTCATCACTGGAAGTACAAATCATATGGTAGATATGATAGAGCAATTAAAAGTGTCCTCCAATGAGATTAGTAGCATTATTAGTCTAATAAAACAAATTGCGGAACAAACGAATTTACTAACGGTAAATGCCTCTATTGAAGCTGCCCCAGAGCTGGAGTTCATGGAAATGGATTCGCTGTAGTTGCACAAGAAGTTCGAAAAGCTAGCCAAACAATCCAAAAGTTCAGTGTTAGAAATAACAAATCTTGTCCAAACTTCCACAGAACTTACAGATCAAGCGGTACCCACTATTTCTGATACTAAAAAAGTGGCACAATAGGACTCGACAGCTTCATTGAACCGCAAAATCGCTTCCACCAAATTCTTTATTCCATTAAAGAAAACAATATACATATCCATCGAGTTGAAACAGATGTGACCGAGTTAGTGCAAGTTATTAAAGCCATTGGAAGTAACACAAAAAGTGGCGATTACTGCGGATAGGTTTCATCTAAGGCGACTCAACTATAAATAACTAAAGGAAGTGACCAAATGTTTTTAGCTTGGAACGAAATTAATAAAAATAAATTACGTTTTACTTTAATCATAGGTGTTTTAATGCTCGTCTCCTATCTCGTGTTTTTCTTATCTGGACTTGCAACTGGACTCGCTAGTCTAAATAGAGAATCAGTAGATAAATGGGACGCAACAGCAATTGTCTTAACAGAACAATCCGACAAGAGTTTACCGCAATCATTCATTACAACAGAAGAACTCGACCATATCGAAGGAAAAGAAACTGCTGTCCTTGGCCAATTAAATTCTATAGCAACAAATGGGGATTCAAAACAAAATATATCCCTCTTCGGTATTCATCCCGATGAATTTATCATGCCAAAAGTAATAGAAGGCGAAGTATTTTCAAGTGAAAATGAAGTTATTGCAAGTGATTCATTGAAAGATGAAGGTTTCAAAATTGGAGATACACTTAAATTATCTTCTTCAGATGAAATCTTAAAAATCGTCGGTTTTACGGATAGCGCAAGGTTCAATGCAGCGCCTGTTCTTTATAGTGAACTATCTACTTTCCAAAAAGTAAGATTTGGCGACGCTGCTGAAGAAAGTAAAGACAAAATTAACGGGATTGTCGTACGCGGCGATGATATGTCCTCCATTTCTACTTCCAATAAGGACTTAGAAGTCATTGAAATTGAGACGTTCATTGAAAACTTACCTGGATATACTGAGCAAGCATTAACGTTGAACTTTATGATTTACTTCTTATTCGCTATCTCTTCTGTCATCGTGGCTATTTTCCTATATGTATTAACAGTACAAAAAATAAGCATGTTTGGCGTCATGAAAGCACAAGGCATTTCAAGTGAATACTTATCAAGATCTGTCATTGCACAAACGTTCATTCTAGCAGTAGTTGGTGTAGTTGTCGGATTTATATTAACCCTTATTTCAGGAGCATTTTTACCAAGTGCAGTACCAGTTGCTTTTGATATTCCAACGATGATTATTTATGGCGTTGTTCTTATTGTTGTTGCTATTCTTGGAGCAGTATTCTCCGTATTAACGATTGTCAAAATTGATCCGCTTAAAGCGATTGGAGGGTAAATCATGGCTATTTTAGTATTAAAAAAGGTGAAGAAATCATTCGGAACTGGCCATAAACAAGTAGATGCACTGAAAGAAACAGACTTCATCGCCGAAAAAGGAGAACTTATTGCTGTCATTGGTCCTTCTGGATCCGGTAAAAGTACTTTTTTAACCATTGCAGGAGGTTTACAAAGCCCAACTAGTGGAGAAATTATTATTAATAAACAAAACCTATCCGAATTAAATGAAAAGAAACGCTCTAAGGTTCGATTAAACGAAATCGGTTTTATTTTGCAAGCTTCTAATTTGGTTCCATTTTTAACAGTGGAAAAACATATGAAGTTATTAGACAATGTCAAAAAAGATAATATGACTAAAAAAGAATTAGAAAAGTTATATAAAGACTTAGGAATAAGTGATTTACGTAAAAAATATCCTGCTGATCTATCGGGCGGAGAGCGTCAACGCGTAGCCATTGCAAAAGCCTTGTATAGCAAGCCTTCCATTATCCTTGCAGATGAACCTACTGCCTCTTTAGACTCTAATCGTGCATATGAAGTGATGGGACTACTGAAAAAAGAAACGAAAAATAATAATACAACCACTATTGTTGTGACGCACGATATACGCTTAATCGATTATTGCGACAAAGTGTATAAAATGACAGATGGTGTCCTAAGATTAGAAGACAATCTGAATGTGAAAGAGATGGAGTCTTCTTAATATGAGAAAAATTATCGTGTGGTTTAGAAAAGACCTACGACTACATGATCATCCTGCATTATGGGAAGCAATACAACAAGGGATTGTCATCCCTATCTTTATTTGGTCGAAGGAAGAAGAACTAGAATATCAAGCGAGTGATGCCTCTTTATGGTGGCTCCATCACTCGCTACTTTCTTTTCGGCAACGACTTCCTCTTATAATTCGAGAAGGAAATACTTTAGAAATACTCCAAAACTTAATCGATGAGACCCAGGCAGATGCTCTTTTTTTTAATGAACGATATGAGCCCTCTATAGTGAGAAGGGATCAACAGATTGTAACTCAGTTGAAACTCCAAAATATTGATGTTCGTACCTTCAACGCACATCTACTTTATTCTCCAAAGGATATGCTCAATCAAAAACAAGAACCCTATAAAGTATTTACATCTTTTTGGAAAAAAAGTATGCAGGTAACTGCCCATCGCCCATCGCCCAACGCCCACTCCCCATGCTTTCGAGATTTACAGGGAACCTCTAGAAAGTCTAGAAGTAGAAGAACTCACTCTAGTTACATCTTTGCCCTGGAATAAAAGATTGAACTCATATTGGGAGCCAGGAGAACTAAGTGCTATAAAAACATGGGAGCAATTTCAAAGTGGAGATATATCTATTTACGATCAGATGAGAGATTTCCCTTTTAAAATAGCTACTTCTACTCTTTCTCCCTACCTAGCATGGGGAGATATTAGTGTTCGTTCTATTTTTTATTCAGTAATGAAGAATGATAGTCCGGCTACCCACACTTTTACTAAACAACTAATATGGCGTGAATTTGCTTATCACCAACTCATACATTTCCCTTCTTTCCCAACTAGACCTCTCCGTTTTAATTTTGAACGGTTTCCTTGGCAGAATGATGCAGAATCTTTCGAACGGTGGACAAAAGGACTTACAGGATATCCTCTTGTAGATGCTGGGATGCGTGAACTTTGGGAAACAGGTTATATGCATAATCGTGTTCGTATGGTAACTGCTTCTTTTCTGGTAAAACATTTGCTAGTTGATTGGAGAAAAGGGTATGAGTGGTTCCAACACACACTCTTGGATTTTGATGTAGCTAATAACGCGATGGGATGGCAGTGGATCGCAGGCACCGGAATTGATTCGTCCCCCTACTTCCGTATATTCAATCCAATTACTCAAAGTGAAAAGTTTGACTCAAGTGGAGCGTATATTCGAGAGTGGGTTCCAGAACTATCTAATCTTCCTGCTCCTTATATTCATCGACCATGGGAAGCACCAGATTTCATGCTAGAGGAATTGGATATAAGGATGGGAATAAAGTACCCACTGCCTATAGTTGAACATTCTCGGGCTAGACTTCGCGCATTAGATGCATACAATACGATCAAAGGAACCAAATAAGAGTAATGAAAGCGTCCTCTAAGTGCATCTGGTCTTTACCTTTTCCAAAGTGCTTTGGACTAAACATTAGCTACACTATTGTAGGAGGAATTTGGCTCGTGAAGTGACT
The nucleotide sequence above comes from Psychrobacillus glaciei. Encoded proteins:
- a CDS encoding cryptochrome/photolyase family protein is translated as MNSYWEPGELSAIKTWEQFQSGDISIYDQMRDFPFKIATSTLSPYLAWGDISVRSIFYSVMKNDSPATHTFTKQLIWREFAYHQLIHFPSFPTRPLRFNFERFPWQNDAESFERWTKGLTGYPLVDAGMRELWETGYMHNRVRMVTASFLVKHLLVDWRKGYEWFQHTLLDFDVANNAMGWQWIAGTGIDSSPYFRIFNPITQSEKFDSSGAYIREWVPELSNLPAPYIHRPWEAPDFMLEELDIRMGIKYPLPIVEHSRARLRALDAYNTIKGTK
- a CDS encoding ABC transporter ATP-binding protein, whose translation is MAILVLKKVKKSFGTGHKQVDALKETDFIAEKGELIAVIGPSGSGKSTFLTIAGGLQSPTSGEIIINKQNLSELNEKKRSKVRLNEIGFILQASNLVPFLTVEKHMKLLDNVKKDNMTKKELEKLYKDLGISDLRKKYPADLSGGERQRVAIAKALYSKPSIILADEPTASLDSNRAYEVMGLLKKETKNNNTTTIVVTHDIRLIDYCDKVYKMTDGVLRLEDNLNVKEMESS
- a CDS encoding deoxyribodipyrimidine photo-lyase is translated as MRKIIVWFRKDLRLHDHPALWEAIQQGIVIPIFIWSKEEELEYQASDASLWWLHHSLLSFRQRLPLIIREGNTLEILQNLIDETQADALFFNERYEPSIVRRDQQIVTQLKLQNIDVRTFNAHLLYSPKDMLNQKQEPYKVFTSFWKKSMQVTAHRPSPNAHSPCFRDLQGTSRKSRSRRTHSSYIFALE
- a CDS encoding ABC transporter permease, which codes for MFLAWNEINKNKLRFTLIIGVLMLVSYLVFFLSGLATGLASLNRESVDKWDATAIVLTEQSDKSLPQSFITTEELDHIEGKETAVLGQLNSIATNGDSKQNISLFGIHPDEFIMPKVIEGEVFSSENEVIASDSLKDEGFKIGDTLKLSSSDEILKIVGFTDSARFNAAPVLYSELSTFQKVRFGDAAEESKDKINGIVVRGDDMSSISTSNKDLEVIEIETFIENLPGYTEQALTLNFMIYFLFAISSVIVAIFLYVLTVQKISMFGVMKAQGISSEYLSRSVIAQTFILAVVGVVVGFILTLISGAFLPSAVPVAFDIPTMIIYGVVLIVVAILGAVFSVLTIVKIDPLKAIGG
- a CDS encoding methyl-accepting chemotaxis protein; the protein is MVDMIEQLKVSSNEISSIISLIKQIAEQTNLLTVNASIEAAPELEFMEMDSL